A genome region from Chengkuizengella sp. SCS-71B includes the following:
- the pflB gene encoding formate C-acetyltransferase, producing MSMAEKELKQTDTQLDCWRGFQTGKWDKKIDVKNFIDLNITPYEGDEQFLADPTEDTKALWDIISGLTRKELENGGVLDVDVNTPSTITSHGPGYLDQSKEKIVGLQTDEPFKRSIQPFGGVRMVKDACEAYGFKLPDEIFNLFTDIRKTHNQGVFDAYTTEMRKARKAGIITGLPDAYGRGRIIGDYRRVALYGVDKLIEQKKEELFHLELDVINEEVIRDREELNEQIRSLHELKQMAECYRHEISLPAKNAKEAIQWLYFAYLAAIKEQNGAAMSLGRVSSFLDIYIERDLQEGTLTEIEAQELVDHFIMKLRIVKFLRTPEYNELFSGDPTWVTESIGGMALDGKTRVTKNSYRFLHTLYNLGPAPEPNLTVLWSEKLPENFKNYCAKVSIHTSSIQYENDDVMSPHYGDDYGIACCVSAMRIGKQMQFFGARANLAKCLLYAINGGVDEKLGVQIGPEYTPITSEVLDYDEVMKKFDVMLEWLAKLYMNTLNVIHYMHDKYSYERIEMALHDREIIRTMAAGIAGLSVVTDSLSAIKYGKVKPIRNEKGIAVDFEIEGDFPKYGNNDNRVDSIAISLVETFMKKLNKHQTYREAIPTMSILTITSNVVYGKKTGTTPDGRKAGEPFAPGANPMHGRDTKGALASLNSVAKLPYEYSLDGISNTFSIIPKALGKEETIRKQNLHALLDGYMKQGAHHLNVNVFDRQQLIDAMEHPEKYPQLTIRVSGYAVNFVKLTREQQLDVINRTFHGSV from the coding sequence ATGTCTATGGCTGAAAAAGAATTAAAACAGACAGATACACAGTTAGATTGTTGGAGAGGTTTTCAAACTGGAAAATGGGATAAAAAAATTGATGTTAAAAACTTTATTGATTTAAACATTACTCCCTATGAAGGTGACGAGCAATTTCTAGCAGATCCTACTGAGGATACAAAAGCATTATGGGACATTATCAGTGGTTTAACTAGAAAAGAGCTTGAAAATGGTGGGGTATTGGATGTTGATGTAAATACCCCTTCTACCATTACTTCTCATGGACCTGGTTATCTTGATCAGTCAAAAGAGAAGATTGTAGGTTTACAAACTGATGAACCTTTCAAACGTTCAATTCAACCTTTTGGTGGAGTGCGTATGGTTAAAGACGCATGTGAAGCATATGGTTTCAAATTACCAGATGAAATCTTTAATTTATTCACAGATATTCGTAAAACGCATAACCAAGGTGTTTTTGATGCGTATACAACGGAAATGAGGAAAGCTAGAAAAGCAGGGATAATTACGGGGTTACCAGACGCATACGGAAGAGGAAGAATCATTGGTGATTATCGGAGAGTAGCGTTATATGGTGTAGATAAACTCATTGAACAAAAAAAAGAAGAGTTGTTTCATTTAGAATTGGATGTAATAAATGAGGAAGTCATAAGAGATCGTGAAGAGTTAAATGAACAAATTCGTAGCTTACACGAATTGAAACAAATGGCAGAATGTTATAGGCATGAAATTTCCTTACCTGCAAAAAATGCAAAAGAAGCGATTCAGTGGTTATATTTTGCATATCTAGCTGCAATAAAGGAACAAAATGGAGCTGCGATGAGTTTAGGTCGTGTATCCAGCTTCTTAGATATTTATATTGAAAGAGATTTACAAGAAGGTACTCTTACTGAAATAGAAGCTCAAGAATTAGTTGATCATTTTATCATGAAGTTACGTATAGTGAAATTCTTAAGGACACCAGAATATAATGAATTGTTTAGTGGAGACCCGACTTGGGTTACTGAATCTATTGGTGGAATGGCACTTGATGGAAAAACAAGAGTAACGAAAAACTCTTATCGCTTCCTTCATACTTTGTATAATTTAGGTCCAGCACCTGAGCCAAATCTAACCGTTTTATGGTCAGAAAAACTTCCAGAGAATTTTAAGAACTATTGTGCAAAAGTTTCGATTCATACAAGTTCCATCCAATATGAAAATGATGATGTGATGAGCCCTCACTATGGTGATGATTATGGAATTGCTTGCTGTGTTTCTGCGATGCGTATCGGTAAACAAATGCAATTTTTTGGAGCAAGAGCAAATCTTGCAAAATGTTTGTTATATGCAATCAACGGTGGAGTTGATGAAAAATTAGGTGTTCAGATAGGACCAGAATATACGCCCATTACTTCTGAGGTTTTAGATTATGATGAGGTTATGAAAAAATTCGATGTCATGTTAGAATGGTTGGCAAAATTATATATGAATACATTAAACGTTATTCATTATATGCATGATAAATACAGCTATGAACGCATCGAAATGGCTTTACATGATCGTGAAATTATAAGAACAATGGCAGCTGGAATTGCTGGTTTATCTGTTGTGACCGATTCATTAAGTGCAATAAAATATGGTAAAGTAAAGCCAATTCGTAATGAAAAAGGAATTGCAGTTGATTTTGAAATCGAAGGAGACTTTCCTAAATATGGAAATAACGATAACCGTGTAGACTCCATTGCTATCTCACTTGTTGAAACTTTCATGAAAAAATTAAATAAACATCAAACTTATCGTGAAGCGATTCCTACGATGTCTATATTAACCATTACTTCTAATGTAGTGTATGGTAAAAAAACAGGCACTACACCTGATGGACGAAAAGCTGGAGAACCGTTTGCACCAGGTGCAAACCCTATGCATGGTAGAGATACAAAAGGTGCATTAGCTTCTTTAAACTCTGTGGCTAAACTGCCTTATGAATACAGCTTAGATGGAATTTCAAATACGTTTTCAATTATTCCAAAAGCTTTAGGTAAGGAAGAGACAATTCGAAAACAGAACCTACATGCATTATTAGATGGATATATGAAACAGGGAGCGCACCATTTAAATGTAAATGTTTTTGATCGACAACAGTTAATCGATGCGATGGAGCACCCTGAAAAATATCCACAACTAACAATAAGAGTTTCTGGATATGCTGTAAACTTTGTGAAGTTGACAAGGGAACAGCAGTTAGATGTTATAAACAGAACGTTCCACGGATCAGTATAA
- the adhE gene encoding bifunctional acetaldehyde-CoA/alcohol dehydrogenase, translating into MAMKEKKIQEQDSAKKEVDLLVQRAKKSQKEFLELNQEQVDNIVQQMALAGLDRHMELAKLAVQETGRGVYEDKITKNIFATEYIYHSIKYDKTVGVIEENAYENFQKVAEPVGIIAGVTPVTNPTSTTMFKSLISIKTRNPIIFAFHPSAQRCSREAAKTILKAAIQAGAPEHCIQWIDNPSLEATGLLMNHPDVALVLATGGSAMVKAAYSTGKPALGVGPGNVPCFIEKTANIKQAVTDLILSKSFDNGMICASEQAVIIEESIYQETTTFMKEMGCYFLNEEEIAKVSKLVINSEKCAVNAVIVGQSAYKIADMAGLKVPKDTKVLVAELDGVGDKYPLSAEKLSPVLACYKVQNAKEGIQRAAEVVAYGGMGHSSVIHSGDQDVINEFSAVLQTGRVIVNSPSTHGAIGDIYNTNLPSLTLGCGSYGNNSTTSNVSAVNLINVKRVAHRTVNMQWFKVPNKIYFEKGATQYLAKMPDITRVMVVTDEMMVKLGYVEKVEYYLRKRQMPVHIEVFSDVEPDPSVDTVERGTAMMNSFKPDCIIALGGGSPMDAAKAMWLFYEYPDTNFNSLKQKFLDIRKRVYKYPRLGKKAKFVGIPTTSGTGSEVTSFAVITDKDQGNTKYPLADYELTPDIAIIDPDYVLSLPKTAVADTGMDVLTHAIEAYVSVMANDYTDGLAMKAIQLVFEHLENSYNVGDALSREKMHNASTIAGMAFANAFLGINHSLAHKWGGEFHTAHGRTNAILLPHVIRYNATKPTKFASFPKYDHYVADERYAEIARTLGLPANTTEEGVNSLIEAIRKLNKTLNIPEKFKDVNVNPTEFEAKANYLADRAFEDQCTTANPKMPLVTELAEIYRKAYYGKFE; encoded by the coding sequence ATGGCTATGAAAGAGAAGAAAATTCAAGAGCAAGATTCAGCAAAAAAAGAAGTTGATTTATTAGTACAACGCGCTAAAAAATCACAAAAAGAATTTTTAGAACTTAACCAAGAACAAGTGGATAATATTGTTCAACAAATGGCATTAGCAGGATTAGATCGGCATATGGAGTTAGCAAAACTGGCTGTTCAAGAAACAGGTAGAGGGGTTTATGAGGATAAAATCACCAAAAATATTTTTGCTACTGAATATATATATCACAGTATTAAATATGACAAAACGGTAGGTGTAATTGAAGAAAATGCTTATGAAAATTTTCAGAAGGTGGCTGAACCTGTAGGGATTATCGCAGGCGTTACACCTGTTACTAATCCAACTTCAACAACGATGTTTAAATCATTAATTTCAATTAAAACAAGAAATCCTATTATATTTGCTTTCCATCCATCTGCACAAAGATGTAGCAGAGAGGCAGCAAAAACAATTCTAAAAGCAGCAATACAAGCAGGTGCACCTGAACATTGTATTCAATGGATTGATAATCCTTCACTTGAAGCAACTGGATTATTAATGAATCATCCTGATGTGGCGTTAGTTTTAGCCACTGGCGGATCCGCAATGGTTAAAGCAGCATATAGTACTGGAAAACCTGCCCTCGGTGTTGGACCTGGTAATGTTCCTTGTTTCATTGAAAAAACAGCAAATATCAAACAGGCGGTGACAGATTTAATTCTTTCTAAATCTTTTGATAATGGCATGATTTGTGCTTCTGAGCAAGCTGTGATAATTGAAGAATCCATTTATCAAGAAACGACTACATTTATGAAGGAGATGGGCTGTTATTTTTTAAATGAAGAAGAAATTGCAAAAGTATCAAAATTAGTAATAAACTCTGAGAAATGTGCAGTTAATGCTGTAATTGTAGGTCAATCTGCATACAAGATTGCAGACATGGCAGGGTTGAAAGTTCCTAAGGATACAAAAGTTTTAGTTGCTGAATTAGACGGTGTCGGTGATAAGTATCCATTGTCAGCTGAAAAGTTAAGTCCGGTGTTAGCTTGTTATAAAGTGCAGAATGCTAAAGAAGGGATTCAACGTGCAGCAGAAGTAGTTGCTTATGGAGGTATGGGTCACTCTTCTGTTATCCATTCTGGAGATCAAGATGTTATTAATGAATTCTCTGCAGTATTACAAACAGGTCGTGTCATCGTCAATTCACCATCTACACATGGAGCAATTGGAGATATATACAATACTAATCTTCCATCATTAACTCTTGGTTGTGGAAGTTATGGTAATAACAGTACAACATCTAATGTTTCTGCAGTGAACTTAATCAATGTTAAAAGAGTGGCACATAGAACAGTAAATATGCAATGGTTCAAAGTACCAAACAAAATTTATTTTGAAAAAGGTGCTACGCAATATTTAGCTAAAATGCCTGATATCACAAGAGTCATGGTTGTTACAGATGAAATGATGGTGAAGCTTGGATACGTTGAAAAGGTAGAATATTATTTACGAAAAAGACAAATGCCTGTTCACATTGAGGTGTTCTCAGATGTTGAACCTGATCCATCTGTAGACACAGTAGAACGAGGTACAGCGATGATGAATAGCTTCAAACCAGACTGTATTATCGCACTTGGTGGCGGCTCTCCAATGGATGCAGCTAAAGCAATGTGGTTATTTTATGAATATCCAGATACAAACTTTAACTCTTTAAAACAAAAATTCTTAGATATTAGAAAAAGAGTTTACAAATATCCGCGTCTAGGTAAAAAAGCAAAATTTGTAGGGATTCCAACAACGTCTGGAACAGGTTCTGAAGTAACTTCATTTGCTGTTATCACAGATAAAGATCAAGGGAATACAAAATATCCATTAGCGGATTATGAATTAACTCCCGATATTGCAATCATAGATCCAGATTACGTGTTAAGCTTACCTAAAACCGCAGTTGCAGATACTGGTATGGATGTTTTAACGCATGCAATTGAAGCTTACGTATCTGTAATGGCAAATGATTATACAGATGGATTGGCAATGAAAGCAATACAGCTCGTATTTGAGCATCTTGAAAATTCTTATAATGTGGGAGACGCATTATCTAGAGAAAAAATGCATAACGCTTCAACTATTGCTGGTATGGCCTTTGCAAATGCTTTCTTAGGAATTAATCATAGTTTAGCACATAAGTGGGGTGGTGAGTTCCATACGGCACATGGTAGAACAAATGCAATTTTACTACCTCATGTTATTAGATATAATGCTACGAAACCAACAAAGTTTGCATCATTTCCTAAATATGATCATTATGTTGCAGATGAAAGATATGCTGAAATTGCAAGAACGTTAGGGCTGCCAGCAAATACAACGGAAGAAGGAGTAAATAGCTTAATTGAAGCGATTCGCAAGCTGAATAAAACATTAAATATACCAGAGAAATTTAAAGATGTGAATGTGAATCCTACTGAATTTGAAGCAAAAGCAAACTATCTAGCTGATCGTGCTTTTGAAGATCAATGTACAACTGCGAATCCCAAAATGCCATTAGTTACTGAATTAGCTGAAATATATAGAAAAGCATATTATGGAAAGTTTGAATAA
- a CDS encoding glycerol-3-phosphate dehydrogenase/oxidase has protein sequence MDNQFSSLKRHKKLIEMSQETQDVLIIGGGITGCGIALDAATRGMKTALIEMQDFGAGTSSRSTKLVHGGLRYLKQFEIGIVREVGKERAIVYENGPHVTTPQWMLLPIYKGGTFGKFSTSIGLKVYDFLAKVKKSERRRMLSYQETLEKEPLIKKKGLKGGGYYVEYRTDDARLTIEVIKEAVKHDANAVNYTKVDDLIYDENGKVTGAKVRETDSGKVYKIYAKKVINATGPWVDDIRTKDKSVDHKKLLLSKGAHLVIDQKIFPLKQPIYFDTADGRMVFAIPRDRKTYVGTTDTIYSGDISNPQLTVEDRDYIIDVIHYMFPEVKLSEKDIESSWAGIRPLIYEDGKNPSEISRKDEIWQSKSGLITIAGGKLTGYRKMAETVVNIVAKYFLDEEKRTFLKCKTKHLPISGGDVGGAIHLTSFINEKEKESLKYGFTKTEGEHLVRLYGSNVDSLFKLTEQYKSQYQYDFKLPLHVFVQVLYGIQYEMVAKPVDFFIRRKGALFFDIDWVLKWKKPVIEYMASIFNWSSEQKFQHIKELESQLHAAQFPQTS, from the coding sequence TCAATTTTCAAGTTTGAAGAGACATAAAAAACTAATTGAAATGAGTCAGGAAACACAGGACGTACTTATTATAGGTGGAGGAATTACGGGTTGTGGAATTGCATTGGATGCAGCAACAAGGGGAATGAAAACTGCACTAATTGAAATGCAGGATTTTGGGGCTGGGACATCTAGTCGATCTACAAAGCTGGTTCATGGTGGGCTACGCTATTTAAAACAATTTGAAATTGGTATTGTTCGAGAAGTTGGCAAGGAGCGAGCGATTGTATATGAGAATGGACCTCATGTCACAACTCCACAATGGATGTTGTTACCGATTTATAAAGGCGGTACTTTTGGAAAGTTCAGTACTTCAATAGGATTAAAAGTATATGATTTTTTAGCAAAGGTGAAAAAATCAGAAAGAAGGAGAATGTTATCTTATCAAGAAACATTGGAAAAGGAACCTTTAATTAAAAAAAAGGGACTAAAAGGTGGTGGGTATTATGTTGAATATCGCACTGATGATGCAAGATTAACGATTGAGGTAATTAAAGAAGCAGTTAAACATGATGCAAATGCAGTTAACTACACTAAAGTTGATGATCTGATTTATGATGAAAACGGAAAAGTGACAGGTGCAAAGGTCCGTGAGACTGATTCAGGAAAAGTGTATAAAATTTATGCTAAAAAAGTCATTAATGCAACAGGTCCATGGGTAGACGATATTCGTACAAAGGATAAATCTGTAGATCATAAAAAATTGCTTTTATCGAAAGGAGCACATTTGGTTATTGATCAAAAGATTTTCCCTTTAAAACAACCCATTTATTTTGATACAGCAGACGGTCGAATGGTATTTGCTATTCCTAGAGATCGAAAAACTTATGTAGGTACTACAGATACAATATATTCGGGGGATATATCAAATCCTCAATTGACTGTAGAGGACAGAGATTACATTATAGACGTTATTCATTATATGTTTCCTGAGGTCAAGTTATCAGAAAAAGATATCGAATCTAGTTGGGCAGGTATAAGACCTTTGATTTATGAAGACGGAAAAAATCCTTCTGAGATATCCCGTAAAGATGAGATATGGCAATCTAAATCAGGATTAATCACTATAGCTGGAGGGAAATTAACAGGTTATCGGAAAATGGCTGAAACAGTTGTTAATATCGTTGCTAAATATTTTCTCGATGAAGAAAAGAGAACTTTCTTGAAATGCAAAACCAAACATTTACCCATCTCTGGTGGAGATGTGGGGGGAGCAATACACCTAACATCATTTATAAATGAGAAAGAAAAGGAATCGCTGAAATATGGATTTACAAAAACAGAAGGAGAACATCTCGTTCGTTTGTATGGTTCTAATGTAGATAGTTTATTTAAATTGACAGAACAATATAAGAGTCAATATCAATATGATTTTAAATTACCGTTGCATGTATTTGTACAGGTCTTATATGGTATTCAATATGAGATGGTTGCAAAACCTGTTGATTTTTTTATTAGAAGAAAAGGAGCGTTATTTTTTGATATTGATTGGGTACTAAAATGGAAAAAACCCGTAATCGAATATATGGCTTCCATTTTTAATTGGTCTTCTGAACAAAAGTTTCAACATATTAAAGAGTTAGAAAGCCAGTTGCATGCTGCTCAGTTTCCTCAAACAAGTTAA